From one Eucalyptus grandis isolate ANBG69807.140 chromosome 9, ASM1654582v1, whole genome shotgun sequence genomic stretch:
- the LOC104418442 gene encoding uncharacterized protein LOC104418442, translating to MGHARSSSSSSEEDGDAEWKAAIDSIAAADLFLTKNRAIDASNPSSQNNDKLSEPNLEGDPDPKFRAQLPKHYQIKAQKILDDIVERNLEIVSNPVNIQDSDREDDGGGIQLFRTAPRGIMFDQTDKPQGPKKKPRILPGEDIDEKSKKFKRQLQSVVVDGLDVMVAAKAASQKSLARLEARDAAAKVAAKREEERVAELKRIRGQRWLPSIAKEMQVERQGQYNKV from the exons ATGGGCCATgcgaggagcagcagcagcagtagcgAAGAAGATGGAGACGCCGAGTGGAAAGCCGCCATCGATTCCATAGCCGCCGCCGACCTCTTTCTGACCAAGAATCGTGCAATCGATGCTTCCAACCCCTCCTCGCAGAACAATGATAAGCTTTCCGAACCGAATCTTGAAGGAGACCCAGATCCCAAATTCAGAGCCCAGTTGCCGAAGCACTACCAAATCAAG GCACAAAAGATTCTGGATGACATCGTAGAAAGAAACTTGGAAATTGTGAGCAATCCAGTTAACATCCAAGATAGTGacagagaagatgatggaggtGGGATTCAACTTTTTAGAACTGCACCCCGTGGTATCATGTTTGATCAAACAG ATAAGCCACAAGGACCAAAAAAGAAACCGAGAATTTTGCCTGGAGAAGACATCGATGAGAAATCAAAAAAG ttCAAGAGGCAACTCCAATCAGTTGTTGTCGATGGCTTAGATGTAATGGTTGCAGCGAAAGCTGCAAGCCAGAAGTCGTTGGCAAGATTAGAAGCTAGAGATGCAGCGGCAAAAGTGGCTgccaaaagagaggaagaaagagtTGCAGAACTAAAGAGGATCAGAGGGCAGAGGTGGCTACCTTCTATCGCTAAAGAAATGCAAGTTGAGCGTCAGGGGCAATATAATAAAGTATGA
- the LOC120288588 gene encoding adenylyl-sulfate kinase, chloroplastic-like isoform X1 — MNFVLSQLLGEVAKLFADAGIICVACLISPYRKDRAMCRALLLKGGFIEVFMDVPLQICEARDPKGLYRLARAGKIKGFTGIDDPYEPPLDAEIVLRHKGLDCGSPRELAEEVILYLEERGYLEA, encoded by the exons ATGAACTTTGTATTGTCGCAACTTCTAGGTGAGGTGGCGAAGCTCTTCGCAGATGCCGGGATCATATGCGTTGCTTGTTTAATCTCTCCTTACAGAAAGGACCGCGCCATGTGCCGTGCACTCTTGCTTAAAGGAGGATTCATTGAG GTGTTCATGGATGTTCCGCTCCAAATTTGTGAGGCAAGAGACCCTAAGGGCCTCTACAGACTAGCAAGAGCTGGAAAGATCAAAG GCTTTACAGGCATAGACGATCCTTACGAACCACCGCTGGATGCTGAG ATAGTGCTCCGACATAAGGGACTGGACTGCGGCTCTCCTCGTGAATTGGCTGAAGAAGTCATTCTGTACTTGGAAGAGAGAGGATACCTAGAGGCCTGA
- the LOC120288588 gene encoding adenylyl-sulfate kinase, chloroplastic-like isoform X2: protein MCRALLLKGGFIEVFMDVPLQICEARDPKGLYRLARAGKIKGFTGIDDPYEPPLDAEIVLRHKGLDCGSPRELAEEVILYLEERGYLEA from the exons ATGTGCCGTGCACTCTTGCTTAAAGGAGGATTCATTGAG GTGTTCATGGATGTTCCGCTCCAAATTTGTGAGGCAAGAGACCCTAAGGGCCTCTACAGACTAGCAAGAGCTGGAAAGATCAAAG GCTTTACAGGCATAGACGATCCTTACGAACCACCGCTGGATGCTGAG ATAGTGCTCCGACATAAGGGACTGGACTGCGGCTCTCCTCGTGAATTGGCTGAAGAAGTCATTCTGTACTTGGAAGAGAGAGGATACCTAGAGGCCTGA
- the LOC104418443 gene encoding BTB/POZ domain-containing protein At3g49900 gives MESGTRKKKKNWNELGVVDTIYEEEGYEEENSSASSPPSLSSPPAEMWSVKSCRPDVVIRVQGTCFHLHKVSLTSRSAYLKRHLAGVSELTLSPPLKITAATFRLVADFCCGAHVVVTPFNVAELSTAAAALEMTAGDGGDGADDLRLVAETYFRQYVGENREYASILFRSCLGLLPEAETAACLVSRCVEAYGLMEDGESAGDGSVACFDDVVTVGVEDFQVMVDSMHGRLTSHDLLYRMVDVYLKEHGRKITEERKDQICNTVDCTKLSPDLLLHAVQNPRMPLRFIIRAMLVEQLSTRLHVVRACDRHQPQRKRRQSKDGDSSAAAATLGAILQRDAAVRQAGQLKAAMDATNSRIQNLERELTGMRRILRESTTERQRSGAAVIDSARSASFHYTTAAESGKIERGDRGSVSSVSCRFSARGEAAVGPGGGSEWPEERGIPGGPKSIRQRLISGLKHAFGVSSDSKPATGSKFAVGNVGRDVTRVVERGRAAV, from the exons ATGGAATCGggcacgaggaagaagaagaagaactggAACGAGCTTGGGGTCGTGGACACCATTTATGAGGAGGAAGGCTACGAAGAAGAGAACTCCTCCGCCAGTTCtccaccttctctctcctctcctcccgCGGAAATGTG GTCAGTGAAATCTTGCAGGCCGGACGTCGTGATAAGAGTTCAAGGGACATGTTTTCACCTCCACAAG GTCTCCCTCACGTCAAGGAGCGCCTACCTCAAGCGGCACCTCGCGGGCGTCTCCGAGCTCACCCTCTCCCCGCCGTTGAAGATAACGGCGGCCACGTTCCGCCTGGTGGCCGACTTCTGCTGCGGGGCCCACGTTGTGGTGACGCCGTTCAACGTGGCGGAGCTCTCCaccgcggcggcggcgctgGAGATGACggcgggcgacggcggcgacggggcCGACGACCTGAGGCTCGTCGCGGAGACCTACTTCCGTCAGTACGTCGGCGAGAACCGGGAGTACGCCTCGATTCTGTTCCGCTCGTGCTTGGGTCTGTTGCCCGAGGCGGAGACGGCGGCGTGCCTCGTCAGCCGATGCGTCGAGGCCTATGGTCTGATGGAAGACGGCGAGAGCGCGGGAGACGGGTCCGTCGCGTGCTTTGACGACGTCGTAACCGTAGGGGTCGAGGATTTTCAAGTTATGGTTGACTCGATGCACGGTCGTTTGACCAGTCATGACTTGCTATATAGAATGGTCGATGTGTATCTTAAG GAACACGGTCGGAAAATTACGGAGGAACGCAAGGACCAGATATGCAACACCGTCGACTGCACCAAGCTCTCGCCGGACCTCCTCCTCCACGCCGTCCAAAACCCTCGGATGCCGCTGCGCTTCATCATCCGCGCCATGCTCGTTGAGCAGCTGAGCACCCGGCTGCACGTCGTCCGTGCCTGCGACCGCCACCAGCCGCAGCGCAAGAGGCGCCAGAGCAAGGACGGGgactcctccgccgccgccgccacgctCGGTGCGATCCTCCAGCGAGACGCCGCCGTCCGCCAGGCGGGGCAGTTGAAGGCCGCGATGGACGCCACCAACTCGCGGATCCAGAACCTCGAGAGGGAGCTCACCGGGATGAGGCGGATCCTTCGCGAGTCCACCACCGAGAGGCAGAGGAGCGGCGCCGCGGTGATCGACTCGGCTCGATCGGCTAGCTTCCACTACACAACGGCGGCAGAGAGCGGCAAGATCGAGAGAGGAGACCGAGGGTCGGTCTCGTCGGTTAGCTGCAGGTTCAGCGCTCGAGGTGAGGCGGCGGTAGGACCAGGAGGAGGCTCGGAGTGGCCGGAGGAGAGAGGAATCCCGGGCGGTCCCAAGAGCATTCGGCAGAGGCTGATCAGCGGATTGAAGCACGCGTTTGGAGTGTCGAGCGATTCCAAACCTGCGACAGGGAGCAAATTTGCAGTAGGTAATGTGGGGAGAGATGTTACTAGGGTGGTAGAAAGAGGAAGAGCTGCCGTTTGA
- the LOC104418444 gene encoding 60S ribosomal protein L26-1, which translates to MKYNPRVTSSRRKNRKAHFTAPSSVRRVLMSAPVSSDLRSKYNVRSMPVRKDDEVQVVRGTYKGREGKVVQVYRKKWVIHIERITREKVNGSTVNVGIHPSKVVVTKLRLDKDRKSLLDRKAQGRAAADKDKGTKFTAEDVMQNID; encoded by the coding sequence ATGAAGTACAATCCTCGCGTCACCAGCTCCCGCCGCAAGAACCGGAAGGCGCACTTCACGGCGCCGTCGAGCGTCCGCCGCGTCTTGATGAGCGCCCCGGTGAGCTCCGATCTCCGGTCCAAGTACAACGTGCGGTCGATGCCGGTGCGCAAGGACGACGAGGTCCAGGTGGTCCGCGGCACGTACAAGGGCCGCGAGGGGAAGGTCGTCCAGGTCTACCGGAAGAAGTGGGTCATCCACATCGAGCGCATCACCCGCGAGAAGGTCAACGGCTCGACCGTGAACGTGGGGATTCATCCTTCGAAGGTTGTTGTCACGAAGCTGCGGCTCGACAAGGACCGCAAGTCCCTGCTCGATCGCAAGGCCCAGGGACGCGCTGCAGCTGACAAGGACAAGGGGACCAAGTTCACCGCCGAGGATGTCATGCAGAACATCGATTGA
- the LOC104418445 gene encoding 60S ribosomal protein L26-1, producing the protein MKYNPRVTSSRRKNRKAHFTAPSSVRRVLMSAPVSSDLRAKYSVRSMPVRKDDEVQVVRGTYKGREGKVVQVYRKKWVIHIERITREKVNGSTVNVGIHPSKVLITKLRLDKDRKSLLDRKAQGRAAADKDKGTKFTAEDVMQNID; encoded by the coding sequence ATGAAGTACAACCCTCGCGTCACCAGCTCCCGCCGCAAGAACCGGAAGGCCCACTTCACGGCGCCGTCGAGCGTCCGCCGCGTCCTGATGAGCGCGCCCGTGAGCTCCGACCTCCGGGCGAAGTACAGCGTGCGGTCGATGCCGGTGCGCAAGGACGACGAGGTCCAGGTGGTCCGCGGCACTTACAAGGGCCGCGAGGGGAAGGTCGTCCAGGTCTATCGCAAGAAGTGGGTCATCCACATCGAGCGCATCACTCGCGAGAAGGTCAATGGGTCGACCGTGAACGTGGGGATCCATCCCTCGAAGGTCTTGATCACGAAGCTCCGGCTCGACAAGGACCGCAAGTCCCTGCTCGATCGCAAGGCCCAGGGACGCGCTGCCGCTGACAAGGACAAGGGGACCAAGTTCACGGCCGAGGATGTCATGCAGAACATCGATTAA